A single region of the Arthrobacter sp. zg-Y20 genome encodes:
- a CDS encoding excinuclease ABC subunit UvrA, whose translation MSTDTGARTETEAGHAADRHDVIRVQGARVNNLQDISIEIPKRRLTVFTGVSGSGKSSLVFGTIAAESQRLINETYSAFVQGFMPSLARPDVDLLEGLTTAIIVDQERMGSNPRSTVGTATDANAMLRILFSRLGQPHIGPPNAYSFNVPSVRASGAITVERGDGKTRAEKATFNRLGGMCPRCEGTGAVTDFDLTALYDDAKSLSEGAITIPGYSMEGWFGRIFAGSGFFRMDKPIAKFSKRELHDLLWKEPTKIKVEGINLTYEGLIPKIQKSMLSKDPESMQPHIRAFVDRAITFSTCPDCGGTRLAPEARSSKIGGKNIADVCAMQISDLAGWVRGLKEPSVAPLLAGLQHLLDAFAEIGLGYLSLDRPSGTLSGGESQRTKMIRHLGSSLTDVTYVFDEPTIGLHPHDIARMNQLLLQLRDKGNTVLVVEHKPETIAIADHVVDLGPGAGTGGGTVTFEGSLAGLRDSGTLTGRHLGDRARLKEAVRPASSFFQVRGADTNNLRNIDVDIPLGVLVVLTGVAGSGKSSLISGSVSGREDVVTVDQGAIRGSRRSNPATYTGLLEPIRKAFAKANGVKPALFSSNSEGACPTCNGAGVVYTELGVMATVESVCETCEGRRFQASVLEYRLGGKDIAEVLALSVTDAQEFFGDGEARTPAAHKILTQLADVGLGYLHLGQPLTTLSGGERQRLKLATHMGGKGGIYVLDEPTTGLHLADVEQLLALLDRLVESGKSVIVIEHHQAVMAHADWIIDLGPGAGRDGGTIVFEGTPADLVAQPSTLTGEHLAAYVAG comes from the coding sequence ATGAGCACGGACACCGGCGCGCGCACGGAAACCGAAGCGGGGCATGCGGCGGACCGCCATGACGTCATCCGGGTGCAGGGTGCGCGCGTGAACAACCTGCAGGACATCAGCATTGAGATCCCCAAACGGCGCCTGACCGTGTTTACCGGCGTGTCCGGGTCCGGGAAAAGCTCACTGGTGTTCGGCACCATTGCCGCGGAATCCCAGCGGCTGATCAACGAAACCTACAGTGCCTTTGTGCAGGGTTTCATGCCGTCCCTGGCCCGGCCGGATGTGGACCTGCTGGAGGGGCTGACCACGGCGATCATCGTGGATCAGGAACGGATGGGCTCCAACCCGCGCTCCACCGTGGGCACCGCCACCGACGCGAACGCCATGCTGCGGATCCTGTTCAGCCGGCTGGGGCAGCCACACATCGGCCCGCCCAACGCCTACTCCTTCAACGTGCCCTCCGTGCGCGCCTCCGGTGCCATCACGGTGGAGCGCGGCGACGGGAAAACCCGGGCAGAGAAAGCCACCTTCAACCGGCTGGGCGGCATGTGCCCGCGCTGCGAGGGCACCGGTGCGGTCACCGACTTCGACCTCACCGCCCTGTACGACGACGCGAAGTCCCTGTCCGAGGGGGCCATCACCATCCCGGGCTACAGCATGGAGGGCTGGTTCGGGCGGATCTTCGCCGGCTCCGGCTTCTTTCGGATGGACAAACCCATTGCGAAGTTTTCCAAGCGCGAGCTGCATGATCTGCTGTGGAAGGAACCCACCAAAATCAAGGTGGAGGGCATCAACCTCACCTATGAGGGCCTGATCCCCAAGATTCAGAAGTCCATGCTGTCCAAGGACCCGGAATCCATGCAGCCGCACATCCGCGCCTTCGTTGACCGGGCCATCACCTTCAGCACCTGCCCGGACTGCGGCGGCACCCGGCTGGCCCCGGAAGCGCGGTCCTCGAAAATCGGTGGGAAAAACATTGCCGATGTCTGTGCCATGCAGATCAGCGATCTGGCCGGCTGGGTCCGCGGCCTGAAGGAACCCTCGGTGGCGCCGCTGCTGGCCGGACTGCAGCACCTGCTGGACGCGTTCGCGGAGATCGGGCTGGGCTACCTGTCCCTGGACCGGCCCTCGGGCACCCTGTCCGGCGGCGAATCGCAGCGGACCAAGATGATCCGCCACCTGGGCTCCTCCCTCACCGACGTCACCTACGTGTTCGACGAACCCACCATTGGCCTGCATCCGCATGACATTGCCCGGATGAACCAGCTGCTGCTGCAGCTGCGGGACAAGGGCAACACCGTGCTGGTCGTGGAGCACAAGCCCGAGACCATTGCGATTGCCGACCACGTGGTGGACCTGGGTCCGGGCGCCGGAACCGGCGGGGGCACAGTCACCTTCGAGGGGAGCCTGGCCGGGCTGCGGGACAGCGGCACCCTGACCGGCCGGCACCTGGGGGACCGGGCGCGGCTGAAGGAGGCGGTGCGGCCGGCGTCGTCGTTCTTCCAGGTCCGCGGCGCGGACACCAACAACCTGCGCAACATCGACGTCGACATTCCGCTGGGCGTGCTGGTGGTCCTCACCGGGGTGGCCGGCTCGGGCAAGAGTTCGCTGATTTCCGGGTCCGTGTCCGGGCGGGAGGATGTGGTGACCGTGGACCAGGGCGCCATCCGCGGCTCCCGGCGCAGCAATCCGGCCACCTACACGGGCCTGCTGGAACCCATCCGCAAAGCGTTCGCCAAGGCCAACGGAGTCAAGCCGGCCCTGTTCAGTTCCAATTCCGAGGGTGCGTGCCCAACCTGCAACGGCGCCGGGGTGGTCTATACCGAGCTGGGCGTGATGGCCACGGTGGAATCGGTGTGCGAAACCTGCGAGGGCCGCCGGTTCCAGGCTTCCGTGCTGGAGTACCGGCTGGGTGGCAAGGACATTGCCGAGGTGCTGGCGCTCTCGGTCACCGACGCGCAGGAATTCTTCGGCGACGGCGAGGCCCGCACCCCGGCCGCGCATAAGATCCTGACGCAGCTGGCCGACGTCGGTCTGGGCTACCTGCACCTTGGCCAGCCGCTGACCACCCTGTCCGGCGGCGAGCGGCAGCGGCTGAAACTGGCCACGCACATGGGCGGCAAGGGCGGCATCTACGTGCTGGATGAGCCGACCACGGGCCTGCACCTGGCCGACGTCGAGCAGCTGTTGGCGCTGCTGGACCGGCTGGTGGAGTCCGGGAAGTCGGTGATTGTCATTGAGCACCACCAGGCGGTGATGGCGCACGCGGACTGGATCATTGACCTGGGTCCGGGAGCCGGGCGCGACGGCGGCACGATCGTGTTCGAGGGAACGCCGGCGGACCTGGTGGCCCAGCCGTCCACGCTGACCGGAGAGCATCTGGCAGCATACGTGGCCGGCTAG
- a CDS encoding FAD-binding oxidoreductase encodes MLTDTDLEDLRAAVRGPVSFPGDPGYDTDTMTVNPTLMHRPEAVLGAAGAADVQAAVRWAGERGIPLAVQATGHSVSSPMDEGLLINTSRLQDVVINPDDGTATVGAGVRWRTLLQQTVPLGLTGAHGSSGTVGIVGYSAGGGLPVMGRALGFGSDHVRSIEVVTPDGRMRHVDSEGDDAELFTLLRGGKGNFGIITAMTHELTPFQEFYGGGLMYPEAAGPGVLQAFLDWTAQLPSDASASLAFLHLPDVPFLPEELRGTAPVHVRFALFGSREEGDLLIEPMRRVSVPFMDTIGPMDYSGIGSIHMDPDGPMPTMERGALLSSLPAAELLEQVGPGSDTPLMMTEIRQMGGAMDTEPDIEDVVPGRGSAFHLFTVGLNAPPIADATASALERLSAATAAYSTGTMVNMHGPAGDPRDRRRAWEPAAFERLQEAKAVYDPQNLFRFGHAVPLPEPGTSMQ; translated from the coding sequence ATGCTTACCGACACCGACCTCGAAGACCTCCGCGCCGCCGTCCGGGGACCCGTCAGTTTCCCCGGGGATCCGGGTTATGACACTGACACCATGACAGTGAACCCCACCCTGATGCACCGCCCCGAGGCGGTGCTGGGCGCGGCCGGCGCCGCCGACGTGCAGGCCGCGGTCCGCTGGGCCGGCGAGCGTGGCATTCCGCTGGCGGTCCAGGCCACCGGACATTCTGTTTCCTCGCCCATGGACGAGGGCCTGCTGATTAATACCTCCCGGCTGCAGGACGTGGTGATCAACCCCGACGACGGCACCGCCACGGTAGGGGCCGGCGTCCGGTGGCGCACCCTGCTGCAGCAGACCGTGCCGCTGGGCCTGACCGGAGCCCATGGCTCCTCCGGCACCGTGGGCATTGTGGGATATTCCGCCGGCGGGGGGCTGCCGGTGATGGGCCGCGCCCTGGGCTTCGGCAGCGACCATGTGCGCAGCATCGAAGTGGTGACCCCGGACGGCCGGATGCGGCACGTGGACTCGGAGGGCGACGACGCCGAGCTGTTCACGCTGCTGCGCGGCGGCAAGGGGAATTTCGGCATCATCACCGCCATGACGCACGAGCTGACACCGTTCCAGGAGTTCTACGGCGGCGGCCTGATGTATCCGGAAGCCGCCGGACCGGGGGTGCTGCAGGCCTTCCTGGATTGGACGGCGCAGCTGCCCTCGGACGCCTCCGCATCGTTGGCCTTCCTGCATCTGCCGGATGTCCCGTTCCTGCCCGAGGAACTGCGCGGCACGGCGCCGGTGCACGTGCGGTTCGCGCTCTTCGGCAGCCGCGAAGAGGGAGACCTGCTGATTGAACCTATGCGCCGGGTGTCCGTGCCGTTTATGGACACCATCGGCCCCATGGACTACTCAGGCATTGGCAGCATCCACATGGATCCGGACGGCCCGATGCCCACTATGGAGCGCGGCGCCCTGCTGTCCTCGCTGCCCGCTGCGGAGCTGCTGGAACAGGTGGGCCCGGGCTCGGACACCCCGCTGATGATGACCGAGATCCGGCAGATGGGAGGGGCAATGGACACTGAGCCGGACATTGAGGATGTGGTACCCGGCCGCGGATCCGCGTTCCACCTGTTTACAGTGGGGCTCAACGCACCGCCCATCGCTGACGCGACTGCTTCCGCCCTGGAACGGCTCAGTGCGGCCACGGCCGCGTACTCCACCGGCACCATGGTGAACATGCACGGTCCGGCCGGGGATCCCCGGGACCGGCGGCGCGCCTGGGAGCCGGCAGCCTTCGAGCGGCTGCAGGAGGCCAAGGCCGTCTATGATCCGCAGAACCTCTTCCGCTTCGGCCACGCGGTGCCGTTGCCGGAACCCGGCACCTCCATGCAGTAG
- a CDS encoding alpha/beta hydrolase, which translates to MAKLDLRVRLVGKVLGAVSVSRLSEKQILANQQRSIRHNPVTDWLLGGLAPGVDVREDAAAGDEGRIPVRVYRPADSAEALPLVVLIHGGGWTTGTLDVYDGIASTIARDARAVVVSLAYRLAPTHPWPAAAEDCYAALCDVAGRAAEWNADAGRLAVVGDSAGGNLAAVLTLMSRDRSGPGIIFQGLVYPATDLTMGSASIEENAQAPILTKSDMHRYGNLYVPDKEDRKHPYASPLLAPDHTGLPPALIQVAEHDPLRDDGLRYGAALRAAGVPVRVSTYVGMPHGYLAFPRLFRSASQALAELCSELRRALAPAQQAG; encoded by the coding sequence ATGGCGAAGCTTGATTTACGGGTCCGGTTGGTGGGCAAGGTGCTGGGGGCGGTCTCGGTTTCACGCCTGAGCGAGAAGCAGATCCTGGCGAACCAGCAGCGGAGCATCCGGCACAACCCCGTGACCGACTGGTTGCTGGGCGGCCTTGCACCCGGAGTCGACGTCCGGGAAGACGCTGCCGCCGGCGACGAGGGCCGCATCCCCGTCCGCGTCTACCGGCCGGCGGACTCCGCGGAAGCACTGCCGCTGGTAGTCCTGATTCACGGGGGCGGCTGGACCACCGGGACGTTGGATGTCTATGACGGCATCGCCAGCACCATTGCCCGGGACGCGCGCGCCGTCGTCGTCTCCCTGGCCTACCGGCTGGCCCCGACACACCCGTGGCCGGCCGCGGCGGAGGACTGTTACGCCGCGCTGTGTGATGTCGCGGGGCGGGCCGCGGAATGGAACGCCGACGCCGGCCGCCTCGCCGTGGTGGGCGACAGTGCCGGCGGCAACCTGGCTGCGGTCCTGACGCTGATGTCCCGGGACCGGTCCGGGCCCGGAATCATCTTCCAGGGCCTGGTGTATCCCGCCACGGACCTGACCATGGGCAGTGCCTCCATTGAGGAGAACGCGCAAGCCCCCATCCTCACGAAGTCCGACATGCACCGCTACGGCAATCTCTACGTGCCGGACAAGGAGGACCGGAAGCACCCCTATGCCTCTCCCCTGCTCGCTCCCGACCACACCGGCCTGCCGCCGGCATTGATCCAGGTGGCCGAGCACGACCCGCTGCGCGACGACGGACTGCGCTATGGGGCGGCACTGCGGGCTGCAGGTGTACCGGTGCGCGTCAGCACCTACGTGGGCATGCCGCACGGCTACCTCGCGTTTCCGCGCCTGTTCCGCAGCGCATCGCAGGCGCTGGCAGAACTATGCAGTGAGCTGCGCCGGGCACTGGCTCCTGCACAGCAGGCGGGCTAG
- a CDS encoding aldo/keto reductase, whose amino-acid sequence MDTFTLNNGVEMPVLGFGVYQVPPEDTEQVVANALEAGYRSLDTAAAYQNEDAVGRAVRSSGIPRDQLFITTKLWIQDNGETGTGPAFQNSLQNLGMDYVDLYLIHQPFGDVYGEWRVMEQIYNDGGARAIGVSNFTSDRLLDLIIHNEITPAVNQIETNPFYQRAVENEMMTEHGVRQESWAPFAEGKNNLFSHPTLSAVAEAHGKSIAQVVLRWLIQRGIVVIPKTVNPDRMAANLDSFGFELSPQEMAAIADLDTGKSMFFDHTDPEAVARLSGVKME is encoded by the coding sequence ATGGATACCTTCACCCTGAATAACGGCGTGGAAATGCCGGTCCTTGGTTTCGGCGTTTACCAGGTCCCGCCGGAGGACACCGAGCAGGTGGTGGCCAACGCGCTGGAAGCGGGTTACCGCTCCCTGGACACGGCGGCCGCCTACCAGAATGAGGACGCCGTGGGGCGGGCCGTCCGCAGCAGCGGCATCCCGCGGGACCAGCTGTTTATTACCACCAAGCTCTGGATCCAGGACAACGGAGAGACGGGCACCGGCCCGGCGTTCCAGAATTCGCTGCAGAACCTGGGCATGGACTACGTGGACCTGTACCTGATCCACCAGCCCTTCGGCGACGTGTACGGGGAGTGGCGGGTGATGGAACAGATCTACAACGACGGCGGCGCCCGGGCCATCGGGGTCTCCAACTTCACCTCGGACCGGCTGCTGGACCTGATCATCCACAACGAGATCACCCCGGCCGTGAACCAGATCGAAACGAACCCGTTCTATCAGCGGGCGGTCGAAAACGAGATGATGACCGAGCACGGTGTCCGGCAGGAGTCCTGGGCCCCGTTCGCGGAGGGAAAGAACAACCTGTTCTCGCATCCGACACTTAGTGCCGTTGCGGAAGCCCACGGCAAGTCCATTGCCCAGGTGGTGCTGCGCTGGCTGATCCAGCGCGGCATCGTGGTGATTCCCAAGACCGTGAACCCGGACCGGATGGCCGCGAACCTGGACTCGTTCGGTTTCGAGCTCAGTCCGCAGGAAATGGCAGCCATCGCCGATCTGGATACCGGGAAGTCCATGTTCTTCGACCACACGGACCCCGAGGCCGTGGCCCGGCTCAGCGGCGTGAAGATGGAGTGA
- a CDS encoding cupin domain-containing protein, producing MEVEPRHPSVKGPANMFTGDVWFEVIAAPKPAPSRMRVNAVHFAPGARTAWHAHAVGQTLHVTEGYGLVQSLGGLIVQVRPGDTIYTPPGEWHWHGAARNSLMTHLAMWEAPPVGQESEWGELVTDAEYGAL from the coding sequence ATGGAAGTGGAACCGCGCCACCCGAGCGTCAAAGGTCCGGCCAACATGTTCACCGGCGACGTCTGGTTTGAGGTCATTGCAGCACCGAAGCCGGCCCCCTCGCGGATGCGGGTGAACGCCGTGCATTTTGCCCCCGGTGCCCGCACTGCCTGGCACGCCCACGCCGTCGGGCAGACCCTGCACGTCACCGAGGGGTACGGGCTGGTCCAGTCCCTGGGCGGACTCATTGTCCAGGTGCGGCCCGGCGACACCATCTACACGCCGCCGGGGGAGTGGCACTGGCACGGTGCCGCCCGGAACAGCCTGATGACTCATCTGGCCATGTGGGAGGCGCCGCCGGTGGGCCAGGAATCCGAATGGGGAGAGCTGGTCACCGACGCGGAATACGGCGCCCTGTAA
- a CDS encoding MerR family transcriptional regulator has protein sequence MLSIGAFAQIGQVTHRMLRHWDTAGLLVPAHVDEFSGYRSYDPAQLERLHRIVALRQLGFGLEDIASILEAGVDAGRIADMLRVRRAEVEREQRTATARLIDVERRLHLIEKENAMSQIEIISKSLPAVRLAARTAVVAEQPEVAGVVGPLFDAVGAALSAAGASLDTPIAQYEMGEEGMRILAGYVVGPATPEGVEVVDLPSVPAAICGVHLGAMDRIGESWQAVHAEIVARGFAPSGPCREVYVRAVSDDQADWVTELQQPVERV, from the coding sequence ATGTTATCCATCGGAGCGTTCGCACAGATCGGGCAGGTGACCCACCGCATGCTGCGGCACTGGGACACCGCCGGGCTGCTCGTTCCCGCCCACGTGGATGAGTTCAGCGGTTACCGTTCCTACGATCCCGCACAGCTGGAGCGGCTGCACCGGATTGTCGCCCTCCGTCAGCTCGGTTTCGGCCTGGAGGACATTGCCTCCATCCTCGAAGCCGGTGTGGACGCAGGCCGGATTGCGGACATGCTCCGCGTCCGGCGCGCCGAGGTGGAACGCGAGCAACGGACGGCAACCGCACGGCTCATCGACGTCGAGCGCAGGCTCCACCTCATTGAAAAGGAAAATGCCATGTCCCAGATCGAAATCATCTCCAAGTCCCTGCCCGCCGTCCGGCTGGCCGCCCGCACCGCCGTTGTTGCCGAACAGCCGGAGGTAGCCGGCGTTGTTGGGCCGCTTTTTGATGCAGTGGGGGCGGCGCTGTCCGCGGCGGGTGCTTCCCTGGATACACCGATCGCCCAGTACGAGATGGGCGAGGAGGGTATGCGCATCCTGGCCGGCTATGTCGTCGGCCCGGCCACTCCCGAGGGCGTGGAAGTGGTGGACCTGCCCTCGGTGCCCGCGGCCATCTGCGGTGTGCACTTGGGCGCCATGGACCGGATTGGGGAAAGCTGGCAGGCCGTCCATGCCGAGATCGTTGCCCGAGGGTTTGCACCCTCCGGACCGTGCCGTGAGGTGTACGTCCGTGCGGTATCCGATGACCAGGCGGACTGGGTGACGGAGCTGCAGCAGCCGGTGGAACGGGTCTAA
- a CDS encoding maleylpyruvate isomerase N-terminal domain-containing protein has translation MTIDGNLTLDANPERATQLCAEAQARLLGTVAGLTDAEVRGPSLLPGWTVGHVLTHLARNADGLGRRIDGALDGRDVPKYPGGTAQREGDIEAGAGRSAQEIISDLANSQTMLETVLARYAEAGFPNGHFLGSEHYGVAACPAHRLREVEMHHADLGLGYGPADWPEEYVEWDLPVLLATVPERLASASDRRMFMAWLAGRGPLAAAPALDPW, from the coding sequence ATGACTATTGACGGGAATCTCACCCTTGACGCGAATCCCGAACGTGCAACCCAGCTGTGCGCCGAGGCGCAGGCACGGTTGCTGGGCACCGTGGCGGGCCTGACCGACGCCGAGGTCCGCGGGCCCAGCCTGTTGCCGGGCTGGACCGTTGGACACGTCCTCACCCATTTGGCACGCAACGCCGACGGCCTTGGCAGACGGATCGACGGCGCCCTCGACGGCCGGGATGTCCCCAAGTACCCGGGCGGCACAGCGCAGCGGGAAGGTGACATCGAGGCCGGGGCGGGCAGGTCCGCACAGGAAATCATCAGCGATCTCGCGAACAGCCAAACAATGCTCGAGACCGTCCTGGCCCGATATGCCGAGGCAGGTTTCCCCAACGGACACTTCCTGGGCAGCGAGCACTACGGGGTGGCGGCCTGTCCGGCGCACCGGCTGCGCGAAGTGGAGATGCACCATGCCGACCTCGGACTGGGATACGGACCGGCTGACTGGCCCGAAGAATACGTGGAATGGGACCTGCCGGTGCTGCTGGCCACGGTTCCGGAGCGGCTTGCCTCGGCCTCGGACCGGCGGATGTTCATGGCCTGGCTTGCGGGCCGCGGGCCCTTGGCTGCCGCCCCGGCTCTCGATCCGTGGTGA
- a CDS encoding serine hydrolase domain-containing protein, with product MPGIGAPLWDKLSETVESGWCPGLVAGIRLNGQTEIFATGSLGVGRSAPMGEDTPFRISSLSKLLGGALALSLLADGTLELDEDVSRMFPVLGHLRVLATPDAPLSVSVPARGPITLRHLLTFTAGFGIDFAPTPYAAATRDLLWGPNPPDLTHEEYLARLAALPLAHQPGDLWMYHSCADLLSVVMAKAADSSVGQLLQERVNGPFGLTGTGFPTGKDTFPTVYEAVDGQLKEAVSYRDAMAAPPIFESLAGGLVSTVPDYLRFLAQLADDAVLPASLRQQMTDDQLTSPQRTGMIEMSGPDESWGFMTAVQTGPGAPWSEPGMWGWAGGSGTSAAVYPNGDAGVVFTQRFMSGPQDSFDYFWEPFGALRASVCR from the coding sequence ATGCCAGGCATCGGTGCACCGCTGTGGGACAAACTGTCCGAGACCGTTGAATCCGGCTGGTGCCCGGGGCTGGTGGCGGGTATCCGGCTTAACGGGCAGACAGAGATCTTCGCGACCGGTTCGCTGGGTGTTGGGCGGTCCGCGCCAATGGGCGAGGACACCCCGTTCCGCATTTCCTCATTGAGCAAGCTGCTGGGCGGCGCCCTGGCCCTGAGCCTGCTCGCAGACGGCACCCTGGAACTGGATGAGGACGTGTCCCGCATGTTCCCCGTGCTGGGGCACCTGCGCGTGCTCGCCACACCCGATGCGCCACTGTCCGTCTCGGTCCCCGCCCGCGGGCCGATCACCCTGCGTCACCTGCTGACCTTCACCGCAGGATTCGGCATCGACTTCGCGCCCACACCCTACGCCGCCGCCACCCGCGACCTGCTGTGGGGTCCGAACCCGCCGGACCTGACTCACGAGGAGTATCTGGCCCGCCTCGCTGCTCTGCCGCTGGCGCATCAGCCGGGGGACCTGTGGATGTATCACTCATGCGCGGACCTCCTCTCGGTGGTGATGGCCAAGGCCGCCGACAGCTCAGTTGGTCAGTTGCTGCAGGAGCGGGTCAATGGACCCTTCGGGCTCACCGGCACCGGGTTTCCTACCGGAAAGGACACGTTCCCTACCGTGTACGAGGCAGTGGACGGTCAATTGAAGGAAGCGGTCTCCTACCGGGACGCCATGGCAGCGCCCCCGATATTCGAATCACTGGCCGGTGGCCTGGTGTCCACCGTGCCCGACTATTTGCGGTTCCTGGCACAGCTGGCCGACGACGCCGTGCTGCCCGCGTCCCTGCGGCAGCAGATGACCGATGACCAGCTCACCTCCCCGCAGCGGACCGGCATGATCGAGATGTCCGGGCCGGATGAATCCTGGGGGTTCATGACCGCGGTGCAGACCGGGCCGGGCGCCCCGTGGTCCGAACCCGGGATGTGGGGTTGGGCCGGCGGTTCCGGCACCAGCGCCGCGGTGTATCCCAACGGCGACGCGGGTGTGGTTTTCACCCAGCGGTTTATGAGCGGACCGCAGGACAGCTTCGACTACTTCTGGGAACCGTTCGGTGCGCTGCGGGCGAGCGTCTGCCGGTAA
- a CDS encoding VOC family protein: MTAPMVYVLFPGTARKALTFYAGVFGGELSLHTNRDFGSGGAPDAVAHGVLDGPVALAGADTDGPEQNVRMEGVMLSLLGTGEPELLHSWFSRLAADGRIVDPLGPKPWGASDGQVIDRYGLHWLIGYEPKAQDQK, translated from the coding sequence ATGACGGCACCCATGGTTTACGTCCTGTTTCCGGGCACTGCGCGCAAAGCCCTCACCTTTTATGCCGGAGTGTTCGGCGGTGAGCTATCGCTGCATACGAACCGGGACTTCGGCAGCGGCGGCGCGCCGGACGCGGTTGCGCACGGAGTCCTGGATGGCCCTGTCGCCCTGGCCGGAGCAGATACCGACGGGCCGGAACAGAACGTCCGGATGGAGGGGGTCATGCTCTCCCTGCTCGGGACCGGCGAACCGGAACTCCTGCATAGCTGGTTTAGCCGGCTTGCGGCCGACGGCCGGATCGTGGACCCGCTTGGCCCCAAGCCGTGGGGCGCTTCGGACGGTCAGGTCATTGACCGATACGGACTGCACTGGCTGATCGGCTACGAACCGAAGGCACAGGACCAGAAGTGA
- a CDS encoding saccharopine dehydrogenase NADP-binding domain-containing protein, translating into MSGRLVLLGASGYTGTLVLDALIRRGVRPVLAGRNTAALSSLARDHGGLEFTAADAGDTGSIRRLLNPGDVLITTVGPFERFGLGVAEAAVQAGARYIDTTGEVGFVRTLQERFGRQAEETGAVLLPAFGYDYVPGILAGALAAQQAGEAGRRLDVGYFTAGALSPGLSQGTRTTMRDGLFLPAVRLRDGHLVEERVAADVHVFPVSGSRRGHKAGFLVPGTEVLFLPDAFPQLDSVSVYNGWFPSLSRAISLASAASHAIGKSARGRRLLENLSAPLIGKPGGPDSARRAKTRTQVVAAVTGRDGSLLSAVQLTGPNVYTLTGELIAWGAEQLRDRQDLDPGVASPLSAFGLEDLASGCAGLGLVPVEGRRA; encoded by the coding sequence GTGAGCGGCCGCCTCGTCCTTCTCGGTGCCAGCGGATATACCGGCACCCTGGTGTTGGACGCGCTGATCCGGCGCGGCGTGCGTCCCGTCCTCGCCGGACGCAATACCGCCGCACTGTCTTCCCTGGCGCGGGACCACGGCGGGTTGGAGTTCACTGCCGCAGATGCCGGCGATACCGGCAGTATCCGGCGGCTGCTGAATCCCGGCGACGTGCTGATCACCACCGTGGGGCCCTTTGAACGGTTCGGCCTGGGGGTGGCGGAAGCTGCCGTGCAGGCCGGTGCGCGCTACATCGACACCACCGGCGAGGTGGGGTTTGTCCGCACCCTGCAGGAGCGGTTCGGACGGCAGGCAGAGGAAACCGGCGCCGTGCTGTTGCCTGCGTTCGGATATGACTACGTACCGGGCATCCTGGCCGGCGCCCTGGCGGCGCAGCAGGCCGGAGAAGCCGGACGGAGGCTCGACGTCGGATACTTCACCGCGGGCGCGCTGAGTCCAGGGCTCAGCCAGGGTACCCGGACCACCATGCGCGACGGCTTGTTCCTGCCCGCAGTGCGGTTGAGGGACGGGCATCTGGTGGAAGAACGGGTGGCAGCAGATGTCCATGTTTTCCCGGTGAGCGGTTCCCGCCGGGGACACAAAGCGGGCTTCCTGGTTCCCGGAACGGAAGTCCTGTTCCTACCCGATGCCTTCCCCCAGCTGGATAGCGTGTCGGTGTACAACGGCTGGTTCCCTTCCCTCAGCCGGGCAATCAGCCTGGCATCCGCAGCCAGCCATGCGATCGGAAAGTCGGCCCGGGGCCGCCGCCTGCTGGAGAACCTGTCCGCTCCCCTGATCGGGAAACCCGGCGGACCGGACAGCGCCCGGCGCGCAAAAACCCGTACACAGGTGGTGGCCGCCGTGACTGGGAGGGACGGAAGCCTGCTCTCGGCCGTGCAGCTCACCGGGCCCAATGTCTACACGTTGACCGGTGAGCTGATCGCTTGGGGAGCGGAGCAGCTGCGCGACCGGCAGGACCTGGACCCGGGTGTGGCCAGTCCCCTCAGCGCCTTCGGCCTCGAGGATCTGGCCAGCGGCTGCGCCGGCCTGGGTCTGGTGCCGGTGGAGGGCCGCCGGGCATAG